From Lonchura striata isolate bLonStr1 chromosome 38, bLonStr1.mat, whole genome shotgun sequence, one genomic window encodes:
- the CD37 gene encoding leukocyte antigen CD37, giving the protein MSPKSCLGCTKCFLFLLNLFFFFLGILLLAFSFWVLFDRQSFAAVLGSPLVSLRVWSYGFSGVGIVTMLLGFLGCLGALKEVKVMLGLYFGLLLLLLAAQITVAIIIYTQRSALATKVATYAEELIQGYPAQGPPGDPHESWDAVQQQLSCCGWKGPQDWDHHDDTTRDMDRDRAIACSCLRAPNSTHKTPWMLPHGRCPTAAPQDIFPSGCKERVQTWLAGNLVTIAGVCIGIALGELSLLMLSMFLVRNLDSHYEKLLRGL; this is encoded by the exons ATGAGTCCCAAAAGCTGCCTCGGCTGCACCAAgtgcttcctcttcctcctcaacCTCTTCTTCTTC TTCTTGggcatcctcctcctcgcctTCAGCTTTTGGGTCCTCTTCGACCGGCAGAGCTTCGCCGCCGTGCTGG GGTCACCGCTGGTCAGCCTGAGGGTCTGGTCTTATGGCTTCTCTGGGGTCGGCATCGTCACCATGCTCCTGGGATTCTTGGGGTGCCTGGGGGCCCTCAAGGAGGTCAAGGTCATGCTGGGGCTG TATTttgggctcctgctgctgctcctcgcTGCCCAGATCACGGTGGCTATCATCATCTACACGCAGCGCAGTGCC CTGGCTACAAAAGTGGCCACCTACGCAGAGGAGCTGATCCAGGGgtacccagcccagggaccaCCTGGGGACCCCCACGAGAGCTGGGATGCTGTCCAGCAGCAG ctcagctgctgtggctggaaAGGACCCCAAGACTGGGACCACCACGATGACACCACCAGGGACATGGACAGAGACAGGGCCATCGCCTGCTCTTGCCTCAGGGCACCCAACAGCACCCACAAGACCCCATGGATGCTCCCCCATGGCCGCTGCCCCACGGCTGCCCCGCAGGACATCTTCCCCAGT GGCTGCAAGGAGAGAGTCCAGACCTGGCTGGCTGGAAACCTGGTTACCATCGCGGGGGTTTGCATAGGCATCGCCCTGGGGGAG ctgtcGCTGCTGATGCTGTCGATGTTCCTGGTCCGGAACCTGGACTCCCACTACGAGAAGCTGCTGCGAGGGCTCTGA
- the KASH5 gene encoding protein KASH5, with protein sequence MAAGVPCAPGAVIPLPAPAESGCSDEFALDCTFAACDPERTGMVRPQQVVEYVAAMTGHSGHDGRLQALRRALDPAAAGTALDWARFRTAMGAWITACRQDESRMTDTRPQQLPSSRVTTWTSPSCKCVLWGHPAISGRAPRSTPGPVGLPSSAEAAGLRSRARQLAAQNAKLQRDAELAEELNARLAEEIAQLQTQLRSSRQALEHARVAVDELDDMKAVVKQLEEENTELRRQARHAVRG encoded by the exons ATGGCTGCAGGAGTTCCCTGCGCCCCGGGCGCCGTCATCCCCCTGCCAG cccctgccGAGAGTGGCTGCTCGGACGAGTTCGCCCTGGACTGCACCTTCGCTGCCTGCGACCCCGAGCGGACAG GGATGGTGCGGCCGCAGCAGGTGGTGGAGTACGTGGCGGCGATGACAGGACACAGCGGGCACGACGGGCGGCTGCAGGCACTGCGGCGGGCGCTGGACCCTGCGGCCGCAGGCACGGCGCTGGACTGGGCCCGGTTCCGCACGGCCATGGGCGCCTGGATCACGGCATGCCGGCAGGATGAGTCA AGGATGACGGACACAcgtccccagcagctgcccagctccagggtgacaACATGGACGTCACCATCCTGTAAGTGCGTGCTGTGGGGACACCCCGCCATCTCTGGCCGTGCTCCCAGGAGCACCCCAGGACCGGTGGGACTCCCCAGCAGCGCTGAGGCTGCGGGACTGCGGAGCCGTGCCCGGCAACTGGCGGCCCAGAACGCCAAACTTCAGCGGGATGCGGAGCTGGCTGAGGAGCTCAACGCCCGCCTGGCTGAGGAGATTGCACAGCTCCAGACGCAGCTGCGAAG CAGCCGGCAGGCACTGGAGCATGCCAGGGTGGCTGTCGATGAGCTGGACGACATGAAGGCCGTGGTGAAGCAGCTCGAGGAGGAGAACACCGAGCTCCGGAGGCAGGCACGGCACGCGGTGAGAGGCTAA